In Leptodactylus fuscus isolate aLepFus1 chromosome 2, aLepFus1.hap2, whole genome shotgun sequence, one genomic interval encodes:
- the LOC142196113 gene encoding uncharacterized protein LOC142196113: MTSNYLRGRPFYCREWALQRLQHCLEGLTGTRVPGILITGAPGAGKTALFAEILWPTSEVGRNARLSSRVLAYHFCQAHTHTSLDPHHFIQNLAQQLQKSPLISGYKGASDSAPCKGDLHEIFKRAVLTPLAELPPPSQNLLLLVDSVDEMCCCCRSDGFSGDSGCTITELLATNHELLPPWLLLVCSARRQNKPVTRMFTGFRRLCLDDLRKAHIVRDVQQYILCRLDCETALRQHLTLDTAEMLNQLHIKSNGCFLFLERVLDGVSEGSILLREIRHIPGTLNGLYLWLCQRLFSGRQFCLVRTLLNTILASPVPLSPSQLHKAVWTKQMKGWSTEEFNKVLASISMLLQPLDQVQVVLFHHSFSEWLLDVKYCTQKYLCNITEGHLMLAMSLSTRAPNLKPAEVAQLAKHLLLSDIRGLEPCHLALWLLWSEVPVSDCLASNVSLELEVLQLLLLARPKVDGDSVVEDSSALKRTLERGISLEFLLETGGGLNQRDRSGRTLLAAAAHAGNLDAVKLMLSRGANLEATDEDGQTPLGLAAHQGHLLVVELLLEHGARHDHSDSRGWTPLRAAAWGGHTEVVDSLLAFGAQPDTSGPDGRTALRAAAWGGHEGPIKALIRAGAEVDHVDVEGRTPLMAAAYMGHCTVAGILLESGANVNKCDVDGRSALAVACLCVPTGQRHPQLVSVLLEHGADPELQDNEGLTPLLVAAYEGQEEVAELLLEAGANPDRSGKDQMTPLLAAASGGHAETVRVLLLWGASTDVTDKEGRSALLLAAAAARGEEAVRVLLNRGLNENHQDHLGWTALHWAACEGRRSICRTLVDGGAKVGLRDQEGYTPLLLAAEEGHTGCVELLINRGFPVNQRGRDGMTALCFAAVEGHKATVELLLRKGANPDVKTTQGKPLLHLVALQGLTDIAKVLLEHGADPETRDPDERTALHASCWQGDVDMTHLLLEVGRANGNAFDKENRTPLHCAAWTGQVNIAQLLIQHGAFTDAQCSQGATPLCIAAQEGHIAVARVLLEEGHASPFHSDHYGRTPIKVAAKGGHIAIVHLLEAHGVPSYQGPMVTAPVKGTSANERADGGGDSWSTLSPVSTGSRSLDNSLKSSTGSVLTSSTYHSQATVAMDSLTFTQQVQQHSLPRSRSRQAVALSGMVGFPGFPGSGGVTNPGLLSDNWELVTRSNQNPHSPDRELKRNGILTNPKYGSPTYSRFKPGDGAHPIGNPKPKDHDQSKSSSSGYSSSHAAGETHCKKMISSPKKVKNIQDPTSKSSPVSRSPLHSPQNSNDSAPFSKRLVEPVDSPQKMSNLVTSAKHKQDHEPSARTPVDLVHCAGRSGDVVLSPSKKNPLSSPMKVEVDPSSPGRQSSPVISITTMDPQLHLKQAIKLQFEGRTCGFNYRKETPL, translated from the exons ATGACATCCAATTACCTGCGAGGTCGTCCCTTCTATTGTCGGGAATGGGCCCTCCAGAGACTCCAGCACTGCCTGGAGGGACTGACTGGGACTCGGGTTCCCGGCATTCTTATTACTGGGGCCCCTGGTGCAGGAAAGACGGCCCTGTTTGCAGAGATCCTGTGGCCCACCTCCGAGGTCGGGAGGAATGCTAGACTCAGCTCTCGGGTTCTGGCGTACCACTTCTGCCAGGCGCACACGCACACCAGCCTAGACCCACATCACTTCATCCAGAACCTGGCACAGCAGCTACAGAAGAGCCCCCTGATCAGCGGCTACAAGGGGGCATCAGACAGCGCTCCCTGTAAGGGTGACCTGCACGAGATATTCAAGAG GGCGGTCCTGACCCCGCTGGCGGAGCTGCCCCCGCCCTCGCAGAACCTCTTGCTCCTGGTAGACTCGGTGGATGAGATGTGCTGCTGTTGCCGGTCAGATGGTTTTTCTGGTGATTCTGGCTGTACCATTACTGAGCTGCTGGCCACGAACCACGAGCTGCTCCCGCCATGGCTGCTGCTGGTGTGCTCGGCACGGAGACAGAACAAGCCCGTCACCAGGATGTTCACAG GTTTCCGTAGACTGTGCTTGGATGATCTCCGCAAAGCTCACATTGTGCGTGACGTCCAGCAGTACATCTTGTGCCGCCTGGACTGCGAAACGGCCCTGCGGCAACACCTGACCCTGGACACCGCGGAGATGCTGAACCAACTGCACATAAAGAGTAACGGCTGCTTCCTGTTCCTGGAGCGTGTGCTGGACGGCGTCTCCGAAGGGTCCATCCTCCTACGAGAGATTCGGCACATCCCTGGCACATTGAACGGACTGTACTTATGGCTGTGCCAACGACTGTTCTCCGGCCGCCAGTTCTGCCTGGTGCGGACACTGCTGAACACCATCTTGGCCTCTCCAGTTCCTCTTTCTCCATCTCAGCTCCATAAGGCCGTGTGGACTAAACAGATGAAAGGGTGGAGCACAGAGGAGTTCAACAAGGTCCTGGCCTCCATCTCCATGCTGCTCCAGCCTCTTGACCAGGTCCAGGTGGTCCTCTTCCATCACAGCTTCTCAGAGTGGCTCCTGGATGTCAAGTACTGTACTCAGAAATACCTTTGTAACATTACGGAGGGTCATTTAATGCTCGCCATGAGCTTATCGACACGCGCACCAAACCTGAAACCAGCCGAGGTTGCCCAGTTGGCCAAACATCTCCTTCTGTCTGACATCCGGGGATTGGAGCCATGTCACTTAGCTCTATGGCTCCTGTGGTCAGAGGTTCCGGTGTCCGACTGCTTGGCCTCTAACGTCTCCTTAGAGTTGGAGGTCTTGCAGTTGCTCTTACTAGCCAGACCAAAAGTAGACGGAGACTCTGTAGTGGAGGACTCGAGTGCCCTGAAGAGAACCCTGGAACGAGGCATCTCCCTGGAGTTCCTGTTAGAGACAGGGGGTGGGCTGAACCAGAGGGACCGATCTGGAAGAACCCTGCTCGCCGCCGCGGCCCACGCCGGGAACCTCGATGCTGTTAAACTAATGCTTTCCAGAGGTGCCAATCTGGAGGCCACAGATGAAGACGGGCAAACTCCTTTGGGACTGGCTGCACATCAGGGACATTTATTGGTGGTAGAGCTTCTCCTTGAACATGGTGCCCGGCATGACCATAGTGACAGTCGTGGTTGGACCCCCCTACGAGCTGCAGCATGGGGAGGCCACACAGAGGTTGTAGATTCACTTCTTGCGTTTGGGGCTCAGCCAGACACCTCTGGTCCTGATGGACGTACCGCACTGAGGGCAGCAGCATGGGGTGGTCATGAGGGTCCTATTAAGGCTTTGATAAGGGCTGGAGCAGAGGTCGACCATGTTGATGTGGAGGGCCGCACTCCTCTCATGGCTGCTGCCTACATGGGTCATTGTACAGTCGCTGGAATATTACTGGAGTCGGGAGCTAATGTGAATAAATGTGATGTCGATGGACGTTCTGCCCTCGCCGTGGCGTGCCTGTGTGTGCCAACTGGCCAGAGACATCCACAACTGGTTTCTGTTTTGCTGGAACATGGGGCAGATCCAGAGTTGCAAGACAATGAAGGGTTAACACCACTACTGGTCGCTGCTTATGAGGGCCAAGAAGAAGTGGCAGAACTTCTTCTGGAAGCCGGTGCAAACCCGGACAGGTCGGGAAAAGACCAGATGACACCACTTTTGGCAGCTGCCTCGGGAGGACATGCTGAAACGGTGCGGGTGCTACTGCTGTGGGGGGCATCTACGGATGTCACTGACAAAGAGGGGAGGTCTGCTCTGCTCCTGGCAGCTGCAGCAGCTCGAggtgaggaggcagtgagggTCTTACTAAATAGGGGCTTGAACGAGAACCATCAGGACCACTTGGGGTGGACGGCCTTGCACTGGGCCGCTTGTGAAGGTCGGAGAAGCATTTGTCGTACTCTGGTAGATGGAGGCGCTAAAGTGGGGCTGAGAGACCAAGAAGGGTACACTCCCCTGCTCCTGGCCGCTGAAGAAGGGCACACCGGCTGCGTAGAACTACTGATAAACCGTGGCTTCCCGGTGAACCAGAGGGGCAGGGATGGAATGACGGCTTTGTGCTTCGCTGCTGTTGAAGGCCACAAGGCCACTGTGGAATTACTATTGAGAAAAGGCGCAAACCCTGATGTGAAGACCACCCAAGGGAAACCACTGCTGCACCTTGTGGCTCTACAAGGACTAACGGACATAGCTAAGGTTCTGTTGGAGCACGGTGCTGACCCTGAGACTAGGGACCCGGACGAACGCACGGCTTTGCATGCCTCCTGCTGGCAAGGGGACGTTGATATgactcatcttcttctggaggtGGGCAGGGCAAACGGCAATGCTTTTGACAAAGAAAATAGAACTCCATTACATTGTGCCGCATGGACTGGACAAGTCAATATCGCCCAACTTCTGATACAACATGGGGCCTTTACTGACGCACAGTGTTCCCAGGGAGCTACCCCTCTATGTATAGCAGCTCAGGAAGGACACATTGCAGTGGCCAGAGTGCTATTGGAGGAGGGGCATGCCAGCCCCTTCCATTCTGACCACTATGGACGCACCCCTATAAAAGTAGCAGCCAAAGGTGGGCACATAGCCATAGTTCATCTTCTAGAAGCCCATGGTGTTCCCTCCTATCAAGGACCAATGGTGACGGCTCCAGTAAAAGGCACCAGTGCAAATGAGCGAGCGGATGGTGGAGGTGACAGCTGGTCTACACTTTCACCAGTGTCGACAGGTAGCCGCTCACTCGACAACTCCCTGAAGAGCTCGACAGGGTCGGTGCTGACATCTTCAACTTACCATTCTCAGGCCACCGTAGCCATGGACAGCCTCACCTTTAcccaacaagttcagcagcactcTCTTCCACGCAGCCGGTCTCGACAAGCTGTTGCCCTGTCAGGCATGGTTGGGTTCCCTGGCTTTCCTGGATCGGGGGGAGTAACAAATCCTGGCCTGCTGTCTGATAACTGGGAGCTGGTGACCAGATCTAACCAAAATCCACATTCTCCAGACAGAGAACTAAAGAGGAACGGCATACTTACCAACCCCAAATATGGGAGCCCAACGTACAGTCGCTTCAAGCCTGGTGATGGAGCGCACCCTATAGGTAACCCAAAGCCAAAGGACCACGACCAAAGTAAGAGCAGCAGCTCGGGATATTCCTCCAGTCATGCAGCCGGTGAAACCCATTGCAAAAAGATGATCAGCTCGCCAAAGAAAGTCAAAAACATCCAAGATCCAACATCCAAGTCATCTCCGGTGAGCAGGAGCCCTCTGCACTCTCCACAGAACTCTAATGATTCTGCACCTTTCTCCAAAAGACTTGTAGAGCCAGTGGATTCTCCCCAAAAAATGTCAAACCTAGTGACCTCAGCTAAGCACAAACAAGATCATGAGCCCTCTGCCAGGACCCCTGTGGACTTGGTGCACTGTGCTGGGAGATCAGGAGATGTCGTGCTCTCCCCGAGCAAGAAGAATCCTCTGAGCTCTCCAATGAAGGTAGAAGTGGACCCCTCCTCCCCGGGAAGGCAGAGCTCCCCCGTTATCTCCATCACCACCATGGACCCACAACTTCACCTCAAGCAGGCCATCAAGCTGCAGTTTGAAGGTCGCACGTGTGGATTCAACTACAGGAAGGAGACACCACTATGA